The Stratiformator vulcanicus genome has a segment encoding these proteins:
- a CDS encoding PDZ domain-containing protein — translation MIPFLTTGKMHYRIAFALLLVGFSIASAYFGMKFASLSSREEDASSSEAAFPERGYLGIYAHDIPERGPWIPGSGLLVVHVIDGAPVSQIGLQAGDVVTKIGPIRLTKTQSARDARNVWRAGTRLAVTFVKEGKLNDPTATATGTARLVSREQLDDGLRRQRGIESVPTSHPRGFLGIMVGTSPGGGVMIGQVGRATPAEESGLRPGDVIVQINGEPVSDQLEFYRIVRELVAGLPCVLQVRRAEKGFTISVITVSEEDLPPESYSRPVRL, via the coding sequence GTGATTCCTTTTTTGACGACGGGCAAAATGCACTACCGCATCGCTTTTGCGTTGCTGCTGGTGGGTTTTTCGATTGCGAGTGCCTATTTCGGGATGAAGTTTGCCAGCCTTTCGTCGCGAGAGGAAGACGCTAGTAGTTCCGAGGCCGCGTTCCCGGAACGTGGGTATCTCGGTATTTATGCGCACGACATTCCTGAACGAGGGCCATGGATTCCGGGCAGTGGATTGCTGGTCGTCCATGTCATCGATGGCGCACCGGTCTCGCAAATCGGTCTGCAAGCCGGTGATGTCGTGACGAAGATCGGTCCGATTCGCCTGACGAAAACCCAATCGGCCAGAGACGCTCGAAACGTTTGGCGGGCCGGCACCCGATTGGCCGTCACGTTTGTCAAAGAGGGCAAGTTGAACGATCCGACCGCGACGGCGACCGGAACGGCGCGATTGGTCTCGCGTGAGCAGCTCGACGACGGGTTGCGACGACAGCGCGGCATCGAGTCCGTTCCGACGAGTCATCCGCGTGGCTTTCTCGGAATCATGGTCGGGACATCGCCGGGCGGCGGAGTCATGATCGGCCAGGTCGGCCGGGCGACACCGGCTGAAGAATCGGGATTAAGACCAGGGGACGTCATCGTGCAAATTAACGGCGAACCGGTCTCTGACCAACTCGAATTTTATCGAATCGTGCGTGAATTGGTTGCCGGGCTGCCTTGCGTGCTTCAAGTTCGACGTGCTGAAAAGGGTTTCACGATATCAGTCATTACGGTCTCCGAAGAAGATTTACCTCCCGAAAGCTATTCGCGGCCCGTGCGGCTTTAA
- a CDS encoding MDR/zinc-dependent alcohol dehydrogenase-like family protein produces MRALFLSESGPEFRIDCHEPDETSGESIVKVDLAGVCETDLQLIRGYMNFSGILGHEFVGTAETGPLAGQRVCGELNCSCGDCDLCGRGMANHCPHRTVIGILGRNGAFAERLSVPNANLHRIPDEVEDERAVFVEPLAAAFRILEQLRLDGNERVVVLGSGRLGNLCAQVLNSIGCHVTAVDKHSEKLQLLSELDRGISVAMLDDLPHAGHSENKADIVVDCTGSPTGLPTALRLVRPRGTIVLKTTVAAETQMPHASIVIDEISIIGSRCGPFAPAIEALAQGSIDVRSLISARYQLDDGVEAIEAAGQNALKVLIDPKPG; encoded by the coding sequence ATGAGAGCGTTGTTTTTAAGTGAATCCGGTCCTGAGTTTCGCATTGACTGCCACGAACCCGATGAGACTTCCGGGGAGTCGATCGTCAAAGTTGATTTGGCGGGGGTATGCGAAACCGACCTGCAACTGATCCGCGGATATATGAACTTTTCCGGAATCCTGGGCCACGAATTCGTGGGCACGGCCGAGACCGGGCCGCTTGCAGGCCAAAGAGTCTGCGGTGAACTTAATTGCTCTTGCGGCGACTGCGATCTATGCGGTCGCGGGATGGCTAACCACTGTCCGCACCGGACGGTCATTGGCATTTTGGGGCGGAACGGTGCTTTCGCCGAGCGGCTTTCGGTGCCGAACGCGAATCTTCATCGAATACCCGACGAAGTAGAGGACGAGCGAGCGGTGTTTGTGGAACCGCTCGCCGCCGCTTTCCGGATTCTGGAACAATTAAGATTAGACGGTAATGAACGTGTTGTCGTGTTGGGGAGTGGTCGCCTCGGAAACTTGTGCGCACAAGTCCTGAATTCAATCGGCTGCCACGTCACCGCGGTTGACAAGCACTCTGAGAAGCTTCAACTACTCTCGGAATTGGACCGGGGAATTAGTGTCGCAATGCTCGATGACTTGCCGCACGCGGGTCATTCAGAGAATAAGGCCGATATCGTCGTGGACTGTACCGGATCGCCAACAGGCCTCCCGACGGCGCTCAGGCTTGTCAGACCACGAGGCACCATCGTCTTAAAGACGACCGTGGCGGCGGAGACACAAATGCCGCACGCGTCGATCGTTATCGACGAGATATCGATCATCGGGTCGCGGTGCGGGCCGTTTGCTCCCGCCATTGAGGCATTGGCACAAGGAAGTATCGACGTTCGGTCGTTGATCTCTGCGCGATATCAACTCGACGACGGTGTCGAAGCGATTGAAGCCGCCGGGCAGAACGCACTTAAGGTCCTAATCGACCCGAAGCCAGGCTGA